The following coding sequences are from one Treponema parvum window:
- a CDS encoding heavy metal translocating P-type ATPase, whose translation MDEYNRNDEIQNEKQPSDHVSNDHAEKQSGHKCCAHHHRDSCCGDHDEHREHLEHGCCCHDDHKEHGCCCHDGDEMSLKKIIAALAIFIVALTTSNIPFIKRLSTNTPLEFFGANAFSLIFLALYFVSYIIVGLPVLKSAVKNILRGKVFDEQFLMAIASVGALLLGEYPEAVAVMLFYQIGEYFQDYAVDKSKNSIKELMNLRPDTATVLRNSQEISVSPEDVAVGETIIVRPGERIPLDGIIRKGNSFVDTSAQTGESVPREIVEGDDVLAGFINMQGVIEITVKKIYSDSAVARILKLVEHAVQNKAGSERFITKFARFYTPAVCIAAVLISVIPPLVTHTSFTQWVARALVFLVVSCPCALVISVPLSFFGGIGACSRNGILVKGSNYLESLAKAKTAVFDKTGTLTKGTFAVSAIHPDKKLKLSEEELIALATHAEYFSIHPISKSLQQAHHCELCGHVELKNTKEISGQGLCVTIENQEILVGNLKLIESRNVEGFSPCPEHDSGTVIHVAVDNRYAGHIVISDEVKEESEQSVKALKKAGVKHICMLTGDRKETAEDIAAKLGIDKVYAELLPEDKVSILEKILAENKAKNETVMYIGDGINDAPVLARADVGVAMGKIGSDAAVEAADVVILNGDLLKLVQGIHTAKRTVRIVRQNIVFSLAVKFAVMIFGAIGLANMWAAVFGDVGVTFLAVLNALRLL comes from the coding sequence ATGGACGAATACAATAGGAACGACGAAATTCAAAATGAAAAACAGCCTAGTGATCATGTTTCGAACGATCACGCAGAAAAACAAAGCGGGCATAAGTGTTGCGCTCATCATCACAGAGACTCTTGCTGCGGCGATCATGACGAGCACAGAGAACACCTAGAGCATGGGTGCTGCTGCCATGACGATCACAAAGAACACGGGTGCTGTTGCCATGACGGCGATGAAATGTCTTTAAAAAAAATAATCGCCGCGCTTGCGATCTTTATCGTTGCGCTTACGACGTCGAATATTCCTTTCATAAAGCGACTTTCGACAAATACTCCGCTCGAGTTTTTCGGAGCAAACGCCTTTTCTTTAATCTTTTTGGCGCTTTATTTTGTTTCATATATCATTGTAGGCCTTCCAGTACTAAAAAGCGCCGTAAAAAATATTCTGCGCGGCAAAGTTTTTGATGAACAATTTCTCATGGCGATTGCATCCGTCGGCGCCTTGCTTTTAGGCGAATATCCCGAAGCCGTAGCGGTAATGCTTTTTTACCAGATAGGCGAATATTTTCAGGATTACGCCGTCGACAAATCAAAAAATTCAATCAAGGAATTGATGAACCTTCGCCCCGACACGGCGACGGTACTGCGCAATTCCCAAGAGATTTCCGTTTCTCCTGAAGACGTAGCCGTAGGAGAAACAATTATCGTAAGACCCGGAGAAAGAATTCCTCTTGACGGAATCATACGAAAAGGAAATTCCTTCGTAGACACTTCAGCACAGACGGGAGAGTCCGTTCCGCGAGAAATCGTTGAAGGAGACGATGTGCTTGCAGGGTTTATAAACATGCAGGGCGTGATCGAAATAACCGTAAAAAAAATCTATTCGGATTCCGCCGTTGCCCGAATACTGAAACTCGTAGAACACGCTGTACAAAACAAAGCGGGGTCGGAAAGGTTTATAACAAAATTTGCACGCTTTTACACACCCGCGGTCTGTATAGCCGCCGTACTCATATCCGTTATTCCTCCGTTGGTAACTCATACAAGTTTTACCCAATGGGTGGCGCGAGCTCTTGTGTTCTTGGTAGTCTCGTGCCCGTGCGCGCTTGTGATTTCGGTACCGCTTAGCTTTTTCGGAGGCATCGGCGCATGCTCACGGAACGGAATCCTTGTAAAGGGAAGCAACTATCTTGAATCCCTCGCAAAAGCCAAAACAGCAGTGTTCGACAAGACCGGAACTTTAACAAAGGGAACCTTTGCAGTAAGCGCAATCCATCCGGATAAAAAATTAAAACTTTCGGAAGAAGAACTTATCGCGCTTGCAACCCACGCCGAATATTTTTCGATCCATCCCATATCAAAATCCTTGCAGCAGGCTCATCACTGCGAACTCTGCGGACACGTTGAACTCAAAAACACAAAAGAGATCAGCGGCCAAGGACTCTGCGTTACCATAGAAAATCAGGAAATTCTCGTAGGAAATTTAAAACTGATAGAAAGCCGCAACGTAGAAGGATTTTCTCCGTGTCCCGAACACGACAGCGGAACGGTCATACACGTAGCGGTGGACAACCGATATGCCGGACACATTGTGATTTCGGACGAAGTAAAAGAAGAATCCGAACAGTCCGTAAAGGCTCTTAAAAAAGCAGGAGTAAAGCACATCTGTATGCTCACAGGCGACAGAAAGGAAACCGCAGAAGATATTGCGGCAAAGCTCGGCATAGATAAAGTTTATGCGGAACTTCTGCCCGAAGACAAGGTTTCGATTCTGGAAAAAATTCTAGCGGAAAATAAGGCGAAAAATGAAACCGTCATGTACATAGGAGACGGAATAAACGACGCTCCTGTGTTGGCGAGAGCGGACGTCGGGGTTGCCATGGGGAAGATCGGATCGGACGCCGCTGTCGAAGCTGCCGACGTGGTAATTCTAAACGGCGATCTTTTAAAACTTGTGCAGGGAATTCACACGGCGAAACGCACGGTGCGGATCGTTAGGCAAAACATCGTCTTTTCGTTGGCGGTAAAATTTGCCGTCATGATATTCGGGGCTATAGGTCTTGCAAACATGTGGGCCGCGGTTTTCGGCGACGTAGGAGTAACCTTCCTCGCGGTTTTAAATGCTCTGAGACTGCTGTAG
- a CDS encoding ArsR/SmtB family transcription factor produces MPDEDLLFDLAELFKIFGDSTRIKILFSLLASASPVNDIADNLKMTQSAISHQLRILKANKLVKYNRDGKSLIYSLDDEHVEKILNMGMAHLCEKD; encoded by the coding sequence ATGCCGGATGAAGACTTACTTTTCGACCTCGCGGAATTGTTTAAAATTTTCGGCGATTCCACACGCATAAAAATTCTATTTTCGCTTTTGGCATCCGCTTCGCCCGTAAACGACATCGCGGATAATCTTAAAATGACTCAATCCGCCATAAGCCATCAGCTTAGAATTTTAAAAGCGAACAAACTTGTAAAATACAACAGAGACGGAAAATCTCTCATCTATTCGCTGGACGACGAGCACGTTGAAAAAATTCTAAACATGGGAATGGCGCATCTTTGCGAAAAAGATTAA
- a CDS encoding DUF4340 domain-containing protein — protein sequence MTKLKMRKSVLLAAIGILLCIYAIQLFVLGRNSVKVLSLKEEAAVYAIKGNDIDVVLTRSGDEWLVGSKNYKANESFSDSIDKAVKTVKILDTVSHSDSEASLERYGLESEKALTVTASGAKGKILRTITVGKESSTGSQTYVKIDSGKDIYLVSGALKNTFEKTVDDLRSKQVFSFSSDDIDKVTVFSGYKGTDNAAGGEAGGKPNSGAIGSQRRSEGIADNKIGWSVEKIKDSSSDKAQDKDAVTAEKQTSWRFSGSGISDSEIDGEKINTWINTLSSLNVQDWRSENAALPDVKGTTTTIFVAGKEITVTVYRTGEGDEAEYIGTSSETPYSFTVSKYTANKFQKDPEEFKK from the coding sequence ATGACAAAATTAAAAATGCGTAAGTCCGTTCTTCTTGCGGCGATAGGTATTTTACTCTGCATATATGCAATACAGCTTTTTGTTTTGGGCCGAAATTCCGTCAAAGTTCTTTCTTTAAAAGAAGAAGCGGCGGTTTATGCGATAAAAGGTAACGATATTGACGTAGTTCTTACAAGAAGCGGCGACGAATGGCTCGTAGGAAGCAAAAATTACAAAGCGAACGAATCTTTTTCGGATAGTATCGATAAGGCTGTAAAAACCGTAAAAATATTGGACACAGTCTCGCATTCCGATTCCGAAGCCTCTCTTGAGCGATACGGCCTTGAAAGCGAAAAAGCTCTTACCGTTACGGCTTCGGGCGCAAAAGGAAAGATTTTACGAACAATCACGGTCGGCAAAGAGTCTTCTACCGGTTCGCAAACGTATGTAAAGATCGACTCGGGCAAGGATATTTACCTTGTTTCAGGGGCGCTTAAAAATACTTTTGAGAAGACGGTTGACGATCTTCGAAGCAAGCAGGTTTTCAGTTTTTCATCCGACGACATAGACAAAGTGACGGTTTTTTCAGGCTATAAAGGAACCGACAATGCGGCGGGCGGTGAAGCCGGCGGCAAGCCGAATTCCGGCGCGATCGGTTCCCAAAGACGTTCCGAAGGGATTGCAGACAATAAAATCGGCTGGAGCGTAGAAAAGATAAAAGATTCTTCATCGGATAAGGCGCAGGACAAAGACGCCGTTACGGCGGAAAAACAAACTTCTTGGCGCTTTAGCGGCTCAGGTATAAGCGATTCGGAAATAGACGGCGAAAAAATAAATACATGGATAAATACGCTTTCCTCTTTGAACGTACAAGATTGGCGCAGTGAAAACGCGGCCTTGCCGGACGTTAAAGGAACGACAACGACAATTTTTGTTGCTGGAAAAGAAATTACCGTCACCGTGTACCGAACGGGCGAAGGCGATGAAGCCGAATACATAGGAACTTCGTCTGAAACTCCATACTCTTTTACCGTGTCAAAATACACGGCGAATAAATTTCAAAAAGATCCCGAAGAATTTAAAAAATAA
- a CDS encoding GldG family protein, whose product MKKFIKWIKSPASDFALFVIVLVLANLVASRAFIRIDLTEPKSYSLSNASRQLVKTLNEPLSVQVFFSSNLPAPYNSVEQYVSDILVEYKNAANGNFSYRIHDMDKEESQALASGYGLHQVQIREIANNEVGFKQAWMGVAIIYADAIKTIDSLTSSDGFEYKLTTAVSKMIATADSLALLPKDDKIKLKLYVSQELGDFRIGGFDQLDQSVKTAFDAFNRRNQNRIDFEKISPKAAEVEPIIERYGIQSINWQTQDGNRGTGVLGLVLEHGDSFRLIPLSMQRSLFGYALIGLDTLEDSLSAGLQSLVSKSMEIGYITGHEEASLDDSQTGAGLLSGIVSEMYTFKEINLSYEDIPVNISAVLVNGPKSKFSDAELYKLDQFIMRGGNVMFFLDPFNNISSYGQQPVYLPIETGLSKLFDSYGIKTGHDYILDENCYTQQNQPGYGKINLYFAPLLQKENFANHPITKNLGYVIFLQNGSIDVTEAEKNKDVKITYLAKSSPKSWLMKDRIDLNPMSIYPPSDKSVEKAENLAVLLEGKFKSAFDAEVNPDDQSASAETEISAKGHLAKSIQGGKIFISGSSAMLTPQLIDENGTEPVAMFVKNSIDYMNGNEELCTMRTKGLSLNVLNITNKKAVAAAKYFNQFGLAVLIALAGLLVWQKRSARRNAIRNRYDPDDTRTVSKSKKGDAENDKIKNA is encoded by the coding sequence ATGAAAAAATTTATTAAATGGATAAAATCTCCGGCAAGCGATTTTGCGCTTTTTGTCATAGTGCTTGTGCTTGCAAATCTTGTTGCCTCGCGCGCATTTATTCGCATAGACTTGACCGAACCTAAATCTTATTCTCTGTCAAATGCAAGCCGGCAGCTGGTAAAAACTCTTAACGAGCCGCTGAGCGTTCAAGTGTTCTTTTCTTCCAACCTGCCCGCTCCCTATAATTCGGTCGAACAATACGTGAGCGACATCCTTGTAGAATATAAAAACGCCGCAAACGGTAATTTCAGCTATCGCATACACGATATGGACAAAGAGGAAAGCCAAGCCCTTGCTTCGGGCTACGGATTGCATCAGGTGCAAATCCGCGAAATCGCAAATAACGAAGTGGGTTTTAAACAGGCGTGGATGGGCGTCGCGATAATCTATGCGGACGCCATAAAAACCATAGATTCCCTTACTTCAAGCGACGGTTTTGAATATAAACTTACGACCGCCGTTTCAAAAATGATCGCTACGGCCGACTCTTTGGCTCTCCTTCCCAAAGACGACAAAATAAAATTAAAGCTGTATGTTTCTCAGGAATTGGGGGACTTTAGGATAGGAGGCTTTGACCAGCTTGACCAAAGCGTAAAAACCGCCTTCGACGCCTTTAACCGCAGAAATCAAAACAGAATTGATTTTGAAAAAATTTCCCCTAAAGCGGCTGAAGTCGAGCCGATCATTGAACGCTACGGAATACAGTCGATAAACTGGCAAACCCAAGACGGAAACAGAGGGACAGGCGTTTTGGGTCTCGTGCTTGAACACGGAGATTCTTTCAGACTTATTCCGCTCAGCATGCAGCGTTCGCTTTTCGGGTACGCTCTTATAGGCCTGGACACTCTCGAAGACTCTCTTTCCGCGGGACTGCAAAGTCTTGTTTCAAAATCTATGGAAATAGGCTACATAACCGGCCACGAAGAAGCTTCTCTTGACGACAGTCAAACGGGAGCGGGCCTTTTAAGCGGCATAGTTTCCGAAATGTACACGTTTAAAGAAATAAACCTTTCTTACGAGGATATTCCCGTAAACATAAGCGCCGTCCTCGTAAACGGGCCGAAGTCGAAGTTTTCCGATGCGGAACTTTATAAGCTCGATCAGTTCATAATGCGCGGCGGGAACGTCATGTTCTTTTTGGATCCGTTCAACAACATATCGTCTTACGGCCAGCAGCCGGTCTATCTGCCCATTGAAACGGGATTGTCCAAACTTTTCGATTCTTACGGTATAAAGACCGGCCATGACTATATACTCGATGAAAACTGCTATACCCAGCAGAATCAACCGGGTTACGGAAAAATAAATCTGTACTTCGCGCCGCTTCTGCAAAAAGAAAATTTTGCAAACCATCCTATTACGAAAAATTTAGGCTACGTTATCTTCCTTCAAAACGGTTCCATAGACGTAACGGAGGCAGAAAAAAACAAGGATGTAAAAATCACTTATCTTGCAAAATCGTCCCCGAAATCATGGCTCATGAAGGATCGCATCGATTTGAATCCCATGAGCATATATCCTCCTTCGGATAAATCCGTTGAAAAAGCCGAAAACCTTGCAGTTCTTCTTGAAGGTAAATTCAAGAGCGCATTTGATGCGGAAGTAAACCCCGACGATCAGTCGGCAAGCGCCGAAACGGAAATTTCCGCAAAAGGACATCTGGCAAAGAGCATTCAAGGCGGAAAAATCTTTATTTCAGGTTCGTCGGCTATGCTTACGCCCCAACTTATAGATGAAAACGGTACGGAACCCGTAGCCATGTTTGTAAAAAACTCGATCGATTACATGAACGGCAACGAAGAACTTTGCACTATGCGGACAAAGGGGCTTTCTCTGAACGTCCTGAACATAACCAATAAAAAAGCCGTAGCGGCGGCAAAATACTTTAACCAATTCGGGCTTGCCGTTCTGATCGCGCTGGCAGGGCTTTTGGTCTGGCAAAAACGTTCCGCACGCCGCAATGCGATCCGAAACCGTTACGATCCGGACGACACAAGGACTGTTTCAAAATCTAAAAAAGGAGATGCCGAAAATGACAAAATTAAAAATGCGTAA
- a CDS encoding ABC transporter permease subunit, giving the protein MDLSENIKNNKYHKNSKQADGTAQSAGAKQPAKHEKSKSAAKLKNSAAAIIMKRELYSYFTSPVAYIVTGLFLVFSGFIFFSTFFIARRAELRDFFAILPVMFSFFIPALTMRLFSEEKRSGSLETLLTLPVTDFDVVMGKFLAAFLASAAMLAPSIFYVITACIFGSPDMGPIIGGYLGALFLCAAFSAVGIFASSLTKNQIIAFFAAFAICILFSMITVFLVILPAPAVNFLSFFSANTHFNSVARGIIDTRDLLYFISITALFVGMTVKASKNGRR; this is encoded by the coding sequence ATGGATCTTTCTGAAAATATAAAAAACAACAAATATCATAAGAATTCTAAGCAGGCCGACGGAACCGCGCAATCTGCCGGCGCTAAACAGCCTGCAAAACATGAAAAATCAAAAAGCGCTGCGAAACTTAAAAATTCGGCGGCGGCAATCATCATGAAGCGGGAACTTTATTCCTATTTTACAAGCCCCGTAGCTTATATAGTGACGGGACTTTTCCTAGTCTTTTCGGGTTTTATATTTTTTTCAACTTTTTTTATTGCGCGCAGAGCGGAATTGCGTGATTTTTTTGCCATTCTGCCCGTAATGTTCTCATTTTTCATACCGGCTTTGACGATGCGGCTTTTCAGCGAAGAAAAACGCAGCGGGAGCCTTGAAACATTGCTTACGCTGCCTGTCACAGACTTTGACGTAGTTATGGGAAAATTCCTTGCGGCCTTTTTAGCTTCGGCTGCGATGCTGGCGCCTTCGATTTTTTACGTGATAACGGCGTGCATTTTCGGTTCGCCCGACATGGGTCCTATAATAGGCGGATATTTGGGCGCTTTGTTTTTATGCGCCGCATTTTCTGCGGTCGGAATATTTGCATCATCTCTAACGAAGAATCAGATAATTGCGTTTTTTGCGGCCTTTGCAATATGCATTTTATTTTCGATGATAACCGTATTTTTGGTTATCCTTCCGGCGCCGGCCGTAAATTTTCTTTCGTTCTTTTCCGCAAACACGCATTTTAACTCCGTTGCACGAGGAATAATAGATACTCGCGACCTGCTGTATTTTATTTCCATTACGGCGCTTTTTGTGGGTATGACCGTAAAAGCTTCAAAGAACGGCAGAAGGTAA
- a CDS encoding ABC transporter ATP-binding protein yields the protein MIEVSHVSRIFGDFCAVNDVSFSIPTGEIVGLLGPNGAGKTTTMRMITGFLEMSSGSIKIDGKDIREDPVRAKRKIGYMPEAAPLYGDMITEDYLRYVAEIQGADADKKVPALCDICGLKEVMHKNINELSRGYRQRVGLAHALMNDPEILILDEPTSGLDPNQIGDVRKLIKEIGKTRTVIISTHILSEVEMICNRIIIISQGQLVADSPATELRERYGHSLNIKITVGKSTENEFVKACGSLSGVAGITVLQQEGQSEIEGNKTVSTLVSVSGGKEIRSEIFEICVKNKWILYEMTPQYNSLEDVFKTLTTSDNSGETADHKTKNTGTETKRRKKSDTAAIKNSGEGV from the coding sequence ATGATAGAAGTTTCGCATGTTTCCCGAATTTTCGGAGATTTTTGCGCCGTAAACGACGTAAGTTTTTCAATTCCTACAGGCGAAATAGTAGGACTTTTAGGGCCCAACGGAGCGGGAAAAACTACGACAATGCGCATGATAACCGGATTTTTGGAAATGAGTTCAGGTTCCATAAAGATTGACGGAAAGGACATAAGAGAAGATCCGGTACGGGCGAAGCGTAAAATAGGCTACATGCCTGAAGCGGCTCCGCTTTACGGCGATATGATCACGGAAGACTATCTTCGCTATGTGGCGGAAATTCAAGGCGCGGACGCCGATAAAAAAGTTCCCGCCCTGTGCGACATCTGCGGACTTAAAGAAGTAATGCATAAAAACATAAACGAGCTTTCCCGCGGGTACAGACAAAGAGTCGGCCTTGCTCACGCTCTTATGAACGATCCTGAAATTTTGATCTTGGACGAACCGACAAGCGGACTTGATCCGAACCAGATCGGAGACGTAAGAAAACTCATTAAAGAAATAGGAAAGACAAGAACAGTCATAATTTCCACCCACATACTGAGCGAAGTGGAAATGATATGCAATCGTATAATCATTATTTCTCAAGGGCAGCTTGTCGCGGACAGTCCTGCGACGGAACTCAGGGAAAGATACGGGCATTCCCTTAATATAAAAATTACGGTAGGCAAAAGCACGGAAAACGAATTTGTAAAAGCCTGCGGATCGCTTTCGGGGGTTGCGGGAATTACCGTTTTGCAACAAGAAGGACAGAGCGAGATCGAAGGAAATAAAACAGTTTCCACCCTCGTTTCCGTTTCGGGCGGCAAAGAAATTCGCTCTGAAATTTTCGAAATTTGCGTAAAAAATAAATGGATCCTGTATGAAATGACGCCCCAGTATAACAGTCTTGAAGACGTATTTAAAACGCTTACGACTTCGGATAATTCAGGCGAAACGGCCGATCACAAAACAAAAAACACGGGAACGGAAACAAAACGGCGAAAAAAATCCGATACGGCGGCGATAAAAAATTCCGGAGAGGGGGTATAA
- a CDS encoding Fic family protein has protein sequence MSRIEYISVKEASEKWRISERSVRNYCAQGRVEGALLEGKTWKIPFSAEKPGRKPRHCPQEDTLLSFLKREKDAGLKGGIYHKIQIDLTYNSNHIEGSKLSHDQTRFIFETKTLSITDEAVKVDDIVETVNHFRCIDLAIEGEHTKLSESFIKQFHYILKTGTTDSLKSWFRVGDYKMMENEVGGSETAKPAEVAAAMKALLTEYNSKPKITLDDILDFHVRFESIHPFQDGNGRIGRLILFKECLKHNIVPFIITEELKIFYYRGLKNWKDERGYLRDTCLTGQDSMKVDLDYFGVKYE, from the coding sequence ATGAGCAGGATTGAATATATTTCAGTAAAAGAAGCCTCTGAAAAATGGCGGATCAGCGAACGCAGCGTTAGAAACTATTGTGCTCAGGGCAGAGTGGAAGGCGCCCTTTTGGAAGGTAAAACTTGGAAGATTCCTTTTTCAGCAGAAAAGCCCGGCCGCAAGCCTCGCCACTGTCCTCAGGAAGACACTCTTTTATCATTCCTAAAACGTGAAAAAGACGCCGGTCTTAAAGGCGGAATCTATCATAAAATTCAGATTGATCTTACCTATAACTCAAATCACATCGAAGGTTCAAAACTTTCTCATGATCAGACCCGCTTCATATTTGAAACAAAAACCTTAAGCATTACTGATGAAGCGGTCAAGGTCGATGACATTGTAGAAACGGTAAATCATTTCCGTTGTATAGATCTTGCTATCGAAGGCGAGCACACAAAGCTTTCGGAAAGCTTCATAAAGCAGTTTCATTATATCTTAAAAACAGGAACTACAGACAGCCTGAAATCCTGGTTCAGAGTAGGCGACTATAAGATGATGGAAAATGAAGTAGGAGGAAGTGAAACCGCAAAACCTGCCGAAGTTGCAGCGGCAATGAAAGCCTTGCTTACGGAATATAATTCAAAACCGAAAATCACTCTTGATGACATTCTGGATTTTCATGTCCGCTTTGAATCGATTCATCCTTTTCAGGACGGCAACGGACGCATAGGTCGTTTGATACTATTCAAGGAATGTCTTAAGCACAACATTGTTCCGTTCATAATAACCGAAGAACTTAAAATATTTTATTACAGAGGTCTCAAAAACTGGAAAGACGAACGCGGCTATTTAAGAGACACCTGCCTTACCGGTCAGGATTCTATGAAAGTTGATCTGGATTACTTCGGAGTGAAATATGAGTGA
- a CDS encoding MliC family protein gives MKKTVYAFVLSLSVLFLFVSCKSTKESSDLSVIVTGSEEYVSASGKKLSVKFYSLSDQSLDFIKVQDAEGNKFTCAHVISASGARYSNEISHEFWFKGDSLSVFVSDGNGSWNNGEDYSAKK, from the coding sequence ATGAAAAAAACAGTTTACGCATTTGTCTTATCGCTTTCCGTCTTATTTTTATTCGTTTCGTGTAAGAGCACAAAAGAGAGTTCGGATCTTTCCGTCATAGTTACGGGAAGCGAAGAATATGTTTCAGCTTCCGGCAAAAAACTTTCTGTGAAGTTTTACTCACTTTCCGACCAGAGCCTTGATTTTATAAAGGTGCAAGACGCCGAAGGGAATAAATTTACATGTGCGCATGTGATTTCAGCCAGCGGGGCGCGCTATTCAAATGAAATTTCGCATGAATTTTGGTTTAAAGGCGACTCTTTGTCGGTATTTGTTTCAGACGGCAACGGTTCTTGGAATAACGGCGAAGACTATTCGGCAAAAAAATAA
- a CDS encoding rhodanese-like domain-containing protein, with protein MNKRNIGIIIFAGAAMLFSCTAKADEKKAVSQFKSITMDEAAKLMDTKNDFILVDVRRPEEYKEGHIPGAVLLTNETITEKTAEQVIKDKNQKVLVYCRSGRRSLDAAKKLSAMGYTNIIEIGGIMSWKGKIEK; from the coding sequence ATGAATAAACGAAATATAGGAATTATTATTTTTGCGGGAGCTGCGATGCTTTTTTCATGTACCGCCAAGGCGGACGAAAAAAAGGCTGTAAGTCAATTCAAATCGATTACGATGGATGAAGCTGCAAAACTCATGGATACAAAAAACGATTTTATACTTGTTGACGTCCGCCGTCCCGAAGAATACAAAGAAGGACACATTCCCGGCGCGGTGCTCCTTACAAACGAAACCATTACCGAAAAGACAGCCGAACAGGTTATCAAAGATAAGAACCAAAAAGTCCTTGTTTATTGCCGCAGCGGACGAAGAAGCCTGGACGCCGCCAAAAAACTTTCGGCGATGGGGTACACAAACATCATCGAGATCGGCGGTATTATGAGCTGGAAGGGTAAAATAGAAAAGTAG
- a CDS encoding bacteriohemerythrin produces the protein MNDFITWDPSFDVGIEIVDKQHRHLVHLTNMLYNACLGEKDGLDEAFRGVMKELVDYVMIHFRDEERLMKGIKYPKFSEHKQRHESFVKEILTSVNAYTQGKQFVPNNFVRFLRDWLFDHILITDKEMAKYYFSLKK, from the coding sequence ATGAATGATTTTATTACGTGGGATCCTTCCTTTGACGTAGGGATTGAAATAGTAGACAAACAGCATAGACATTTGGTGCATTTAACCAATATGTTGTATAACGCGTGCTTGGGAGAAAAAGACGGACTGGATGAAGCGTTTCGGGGAGTTATGAAAGAGCTCGTCGACTATGTTATGATTCATTTTAGAGATGAAGAGCGCTTGATGAAAGGCATAAAGTATCCCAAGTTTTCGGAACACAAGCAAAGGCACGAATCCTTCGTCAAAGAAATATTGACGTCCGTAAACGCCTATACGCAAGGAAAACAGTTTGTTCCGAATAATTTTGTGCGTTTTTTGCGCGATTGGCTTTTTGACCACATACTGATAACCGACAAAGAAATGGCAAAATACTATTTTTCGCTTAAAAAATAA
- a CDS encoding endo alpha-1,4 polygalactosaminidase has protein sequence MHKFYLRFVAVALSIFCFAASPCVTAGYGKASVTEVTDYRKAMRSFVMNIAGYARGFDKDFIVIPQNAQEVAWNADGETDEYGIPLTSPDAAYFSVINGTGREDTFFGYPKAGSVTKPEICTYFTRLCDAYLKSGLCVLSIDYTKSKANIKKSYSENSSKSYIGFAAPNRMLDIIPENSGYDSHYYPYMKNSADVKKLSDAKNFLYVIGMKSKNTDGSDLVAELAKTDYDLIIMDAFVNGTEVTFGKDRIESLKKKACGGDRLVIAYMSIGEAEDYRWYWAESWTKKNKALPSAPEWLCGENPEWRGNYKVRYWDEEWQKIIFGTDNSYTKKIIDAGFDGVYLDIIDAYEYFEEKTD, from the coding sequence ATGCATAAATTTTATCTGCGGTTTGTCGCCGTTGCCTTATCGATCTTTTGCTTTGCGGCGAGCCCCTGCGTGACGGCCGGCTACGGAAAAGCTTCCGTAACCGAAGTTACGGATTATCGCAAGGCTATGCGTTCCTTTGTAATGAATATTGCCGGCTACGCGAGGGGTTTTGATAAAGACTTTATTGTCATCCCGCAGAACGCCCAGGAAGTTGCATGGAATGCAGACGGCGAAACCGACGAATACGGAATTCCGCTTACGAGCCCTGACGCTGCGTATTTTTCTGTAATAAACGGAACAGGAAGGGAAGACACCTTTTTCGGATATCCCAAGGCGGGATCGGTCACAAAACCTGAAATATGCACGTATTTTACCCGATTATGCGACGCTTATCTTAAAAGCGGACTTTGCGTTCTTTCTATCGATTACACAAAATCAAAAGCGAATATAAAAAAATCTTATTCGGAAAATTCCTCAAAGTCCTATATAGGATTTGCGGCTCCCAACCGCATGCTCGACATTATACCCGAAAACAGCGGTTACGACTCGCATTATTATCCCTATATGAAAAACTCTGCCGACGTAAAAAAGCTCTCTGACGCAAAAAATTTTTTGTACGTAATAGGAATGAAAAGCAAAAATACCGACGGTTCGGATCTTGTTGCGGAACTTGCAAAGACCGATTACGACTTGATCATTATGGACGCTTTTGTAAACGGCACGGAAGTAACATTCGGAAAAGATCGGATTGAATCGCTTAAAAAAAAGGCCTGCGGCGGCGACAGGCTCGTTATAGCTTATATGAGCATAGGCGAAGCGGAAGACTACAGATGGTACTGGGCTGAGTCGTGGACTAAAAAAAACAAGGCGCTGCCTTCCGCGCCTGAATGGCTTTGCGGTGAAAATCCCGAATGGCGCGGAAATTACAAGGTAAGATATTGGGATGAGGAATGGCAAAAAATAATCTTCGGAACCGATAATTCTTACACGAAAAAGATAATCGACGCGGGGTTCGACGGCGTTTATTTGGATATCATCGACGCCTATGAATACTTTGAGGAAAAGACGGATTAA